A region from the Aphis gossypii isolate Hap1 chromosome 1, ASM2018417v2, whole genome shotgun sequence genome encodes:
- the LOC114131086 gene encoding protein transport protein Sec24D isoform X44: MNNSQFAQERPTQNYGALPTPQQNGQHNTSSNNVPSYNQAEGQLNDQFSQLGFNNRPSVPLVQNNTLPSSISNFSSGPQVNTSQSYSPANFNVELTGPPKQFSSSVPFGGSFSQNSSDNFLDKTSNTIPQSAFPGNSVESNIHDGIINQESRDFNNGTPNNLSETMYGKSNEFNTNTSNLVSNQIGSGLTSSQPIQSAFSVVSPQSRSQKPYSSNVQQPQLVENVPSQSDLSTQKLEYQPSNYPPTSNSISQSDFSRQPNHAPQQPGFPSQNNLKPQQPGFPPQPNSTLQQPGFPPQSNSTSQQPGFPPQPNSTLQQSGFPPQPNSTLQQPGFPPQANSTLQQPGFPSQTNLKPQQPGFPPQPSSTPQQPGFPPQPSSTPQQPGFPPQPNSTLQQPGFPPQPNSILQQPGFPPQANSTLQQPGFPPQPNSTLQQSGFLPQPISSQQQHGFPPQPGNLPSQQMGFPSQAGNLPPRQSGYPPQQPGLTSQQPQQPGYSQQHNGFNPQQPSYQPQQSGYPPQQPGYPPQQPGYPPQQAGYSTQQAGFNQGTPAYMGQPAPSRRLDPDQMPSPVQVIQDDQQSKSGLFLTNQRGLVPPLVTTDFTVQDSGNASPRLIRSTMYCVPTTTDIMKQTSVPFGLVISPLAKIKPDEYPLPIINTGEFGPVRCKRCKAYMSPFMQFIDGGKHFTCLLCKATTEVPVEYFQHLDHTGQRLDRSERPELCFGSYEFIVPKEYCRKEIQPKPPAYIFVIDVSYNNIKSGLVRLICAFMKELLTQLPTELGSEKSKIRVGFITYDTTVHFYNIKETLAVPQMMIVGDTSEVFMPLLDGFLCDPEESSQVIDVLMEQIPTQFNETRTTETILLPAIKAGMEALKNADCCGKLFVFHSSLPIAEAPGKLKNREDRKLLATDKEKTILNPQTNVYKELGEECVQVGCSVDLFITNNSYIDLPTIGQISKISGGEIFKYTYFQAEVDGQRFLSDLKHDISRPTVFDAVMRVRTSTGTRPTDFYGHFFMSNSTDVELAAIDCDKAIAIEVKHDDKLDEQDGVLVQTAMLYTSCSGQRRVRILNLSLRSSGQMGELYRSCDLDTIMNFFGKQVMYKILESSGRQVKDAITNKTAQILATYRKHCASPSSAGQLILPECMKLMPLYVNCLIKSDAMSGGPDMTVDDRWFNMHLVITADIPTTLGYFYPRLIPIHTLADEKLLDDVSIPDQLRCSIEKFAENGAYILENGVYMFLWLGMGLSQTFLTDVFGVQSITYVDTEHSAIPVLDNPLNKAVRQVLSKIQKERSHTMRLSIIRQKDKIETVMRHFLVEDHGIDNSPSYVEFLCHMHKEIRNLLS, encoded by the exons ATGAATAATTCTCAATTTGCACAAGAGCGTCCAACACAAAATTATGGCGCTCTTCCAACACCACAACAAAATGGTCAACATAATACATCATCGAACA atgtACCATCTTATAACCAGGCTGAAGGACAGTTGAATGATCAATTTTCACAACTGGGATTTAATAATAGACCTTCAGTACCActagttcaaaataatactttg ccGAGTAGTATTAGCAACTTTTCAAGTGGACCACAAGTAAATACTTCGCAATCATATTCACCTGCCAATTTTAATGTTGAACTGACTGGGCCTCCTAAGCAATTTTCTTCATCAGTACCTTTTGGAGGAAGTTTTAGTCAAAATTCCTCAGATAATTTTCTAGACAAAACTAGTAATACAATACCACAATCTGCTTTTCCTGGAAATAGTGTTGAATCAAATATTCACGATGGAATTATTAATCAAGAATCAAGAGATTTTAATAATGGCACTcctaataatttaagtgaGACAATGTATGGGAAATccaatgaatttaatacaaatacctCAAATTTGGTTTCAAATCAAATTGGTTCTGGATTAACTTCATCTCAACCTATTCAATCAGCCTTTTCTGTTGTTTCACCTCAATCTCGTTCTCAAAAACCGTATTCAAGCAATGTTCAACAACCACAATTGGTTGAAAATGTTCCATCCCAATCGGATTTATCTActcaaaaattagaatatcaGCCATCAAATTATCCACCAACATCTAATTCAATATCTCAATCAGATTTTTCGAGACAACCTAATCATGCTCCACAGCAGCCAGGTTTTCCATctcagaataatttaaaacctcAGCAACCAGGTTTTCCACCTCAACCCAATTCCACACTGCAGCAGCCTGGGTTTCCACCACAATCTAATTCAACATCGCAGCAGCCAGGTTTTCCACCTCAACCCAATTCAACACTGCAGCAATCAGGTTTTCCACCTCAACCTAATTCCACACTGCAGCAGCCTGGTTTTCCACCACAAGCCAATTCAACATTGCAGCAGCCAGGTTTTCCATCTCAGACTAATTTAAAACCACAGCAACCAGGGTTTCCGCCACAACCTAGTTCGACACCACAGCAACCAG GTTTTCCACCTCAACCCAGTTCGACACCACAGCAACCAGGTTTTCCACCTCAACCCAATTCAACACTGCAGCAGCCAG GTTTTCCACCACAACCCAATTCAATACTGCAGCAGCCAGGTTTTCCACCACAAGCCAATTCTACACTGCAGCAGCCTGGTTTTCCACCACAACCCAATTCAACACTGCAGCAATCAGGTTTTCTACCACAACCTATTTCATCTCAACAGCAACATGGCTTTCCTCCTCAACCAGGAAATTTACCATCTCAACAAATGGGTTTTCCTTCTCAGGCCGGTAATTTACCACCACGACAATCTGGTTACCCACCTCAACAGCCTGGTTTAACGTCTCAACAACCTCAACAACCTGGATATTCTCAGCAACATAACGGTTTCAATCCTCAACAACCTAGTTATCAACCTCAACAATCTGGGTATCCACCTCAACAACCTGGGTATCCACCTCAACAACCTGGGTATCCACCTCAACAAGCAGGTTACTCTACACAACAAGCTGGTTTTAATCAAGGTACACCAGCCTATATGGGTCAGCCAGCTCCAAGTAGGAGATTAGATCCAGATCAGATGCCAAGTCca GTACAAGTTATACAAGATGACCAACAAAGTAAAagtggtttatttttaactaatcaaAGAGGTCTAGTGCCCCCTTTAGTTACTACAGATTTCACTGTTCAAGATTCTGGTAATGCATCACCTAGATTAATAAGATCAACTATGTATTGCGTACCCACTACAACGGACATTATGAAACAG aCTTCTGTACCATTTGGATTAGTCATCAGTCCATtagcaaaaataaaacccGATGAGTATcctttacctattataaatactggTGAATTTGGACCAGTTAGATGTAAAAGGTGTAAAGCTTACATGAGTCCATTTATGCAGTTCATTGATGGTGGAAAACACTTTACTTGTCTTTTATGTAAAGCTACAACAGAAg taccagttgaatattttcaacatttggATCATACTGGTCAGCGGCTTGACCGTTCTGAAAGGCCTGAATTATGTTTTGGTTcatatgaatttattgttcCAAAAGAGTATTGTAGG aAAGAAATTCAACCAAAACCTCCtgcatatatatttgtaatagatgtttcttacaataatattaaatctggACTTGTTCGACTCATATGTGCTTTCATGAAAGAGCTATTAACTCAATTACCAACTGAGTTGGGAagtgaaaaaagtaaaatacgtgttggttttataacttatgatacaactgttcatttttataatatcaag gaAACATTAGCTGTTCCTCAAATGATGATTGTTGGTGATACTTCTGAAGTGTTTATGCCATTGTTAGATGGGTTCTTATGTGATCCAGAAGAATCATCTCAAGTTATCGATGTACTTATGGAACAAATTCCCACTCAGTTTAATGAAACAAGGACTACTGAAACTATTCTTTTACCAGCAATAAAAGCAGGAATGGAAGCATTGAAG AACGCAGATTGTTgtggtaaattatttgtattccaTTCATCCTTGCCTATAGCAGAAGCTCCAGGTAAACTTAAGAATCGGGAAGATCGAAAATTACTTGCCACcgataaagaaaaaactattttga atcCACAAACTAATGTTTATAAAGAATTGGGAGAAGAATGTGTTCAAGTTGGATGTAGTGTTGATTTATTCATCActaataattcttatattgATTTACCTACTATTGgtcaaatttctaaaattagtggtggtgaaattttcaaatacacaTATTTCCAA gctGAAGTTGATGGTCAACGATTTTTATCTGATTTAAAACATGACATTAGCCGACCAACTGTTTTTGATGCTGTAATGCGTGTACGGACATCTACTGGTACTCGTCCTACTGATTTCTATGGGCATTTCTTTATGTCAAACTCTACAGATGTTGAATTAGCTGCTATTGATTGTGATAAA GCTATTGCAATTGAAGTAAAACACGATGATAAGCTTGATGAACAAGATGGAGTATTGGTACAAACAGCTATGTTATACACATCATGTAGTGGGCAAAGGCGTGTACGCATATTAAATCTATCATTACGTTCTAGTGGACAAATGGGTGAATTATATCGTAGCTGTGATTTAGATACAATAATGAATTTCTTCGGAAAACAAG ttatgtataaaatattggaaaGTTCTGGACGACAAGTAAAGGACGCAATTACTAATAAGACTGCTCAAATATTAGCTACTTATAGAAAACATTGTGCATCACCATCTTCAGCCGGTCAACTTATATTACCTGAATGCATGAAACTTATGCCTCTATATGTTAATTGTTTGATCAAATCTGATGCAATGTCCGGtg gtccTGATATGACAGTTGATGATCGTTGGTTTAATATGCATCTTGTTATCACTGCGGATATACCTACAACATTAGGTTATTTCTATCCACGTCTGATTCCTATCCATACACTCGCTGATGAAAAACTATTAGATGATGTTTCAATACCAGATCAATTAAGGTGTTCTATTGAAAAGTTTGCAGAAAATGGAGCTTATATTTTGG aAAATGGagtttatatgtttttgtgGCTTGGTATGGGTCTAAGTCAAACATTTTTGACTGACGTATTTGGTGTTCAGAGCATTACATATGTTGATACTGAACATTCGGCTATTCCTGTGTTGGATAATCCACTCAACAAAGCTGTTCGGCAGGTGTTatctaaaattcaaaaagaacGAAGCCACACTATGAGA cTTTCAATTATACGACAGAAAGATAAAATTGAAACTGTTATGAGACATTTCTTAGTTGAAGATCACGGCATTGACAATAGTCCATCCTATGTAGAATTTTTGTGTCACATGCATAAGGAAATTCGCAATTTGCTCAGTTAG
- the LOC114131086 gene encoding protein transport protein Sec24D isoform X33, with amino-acid sequence MNNSQFAQERPTQNYGALPTPQQNGQHNTSSNNVPSYNQAEGQLNDQFSQLGFNNRPSVPLVQNNTLPSSISNFSSGPQVNTSQSYSPANFNVELTGPPKQFSSSVPFGGSFSQNSSDNFLDKTSNTIPQSAFPGNSVESNIHDGIINQESRDFNNGTPNNLSETMYGKSNEFNTNTSNLVSNQIGSGLTSSQPIQSAFSVVSPQSRSQKPYSSNVQQPQLVENVPSQSDLSTQKLEYQPSNYPPTSNSISQSDFSRQPNHAPQQPGFPSQNNLKPQQPGFPPQPNSTLQQPGFPPQSNSTSQQPGFPPQPNSTLQQSGFPPQPNSTLQQPGFPPQANSTLQQPGFPPQANSTKTQQPGFPPQPNSVLQQSGFPQQPNLTPQQPGFPPQPSSIPQQPGFPPQPSSTPQQPGFPPQPSSTPQQPGFPPQPNSTLQQPGFPTQANLTKPQQPGFPPQPNSTLQQPGFPSQTNLKPQQPGFPPQPSLTPQQPGFPPQPNSILQQPGFPPQANSTLQQPGFPPQPNSTLQQSGFLPQPISSQQQHGFPPQPGNLPSQQMGFPSQAGNLPPRQSGYPPQQPGLTSQQPQQPGYSQQHNGFNPQQPSYQPQQSGYPPQQPGYPPQQPGYPPQQAGYSTQQAGFNQGTPAYMGQPAPSRRLDPDQMPSPVQVIQDDQQSKSGLFLTNQRGLVPPLVTTDFTVQDSGNASPRLIRSTMYCVPTTTDIMKQTSVPFGLVISPLAKIKPDEYPLPIINTGEFGPVRCKRCKAYMSPFMQFIDGGKHFTCLLCKATTEVPVEYFQHLDHTGQRLDRSERPELCFGSYEFIVPKEYCRKEIQPKPPAYIFVIDVSYNNIKSGLVRLICAFMKELLTQLPTELGSEKSKIRVGFITYDTTVHFYNIKETLAVPQMMIVGDTSEVFMPLLDGFLCDPEESSQVIDVLMEQIPTQFNETRTTETILLPAIKAGMEALKNADCCGKLFVFHSSLPIAEAPGKLKNREDRKLLATDKEKTILNPQTNVYKELGEECVQVGCSVDLFITNNSYIDLPTIGQISKISGGEIFKYTYFQAEVDGQRFLSDLKHDISRPTVFDAVMRVRTSTGTRPTDFYGHFFMSNSTDVELAAIDCDKAIAIEVKHDDKLDEQDGVLVQTAMLYTSCSGQRRVRILNLSLRSSGQMGELYRSCDLDTIMNFFGKQVMYKILESSGRQVKDAITNKTAQILATYRKHCASPSSAGQLILPECMKLMPLYVNCLIKSDAMSGGPDMTVDDRWFNMHLVITADIPTTLGYFYPRLIPIHTLADEKLLDDVSIPDQLRCSIEKFAENGAYILENGVYMFLWLGMGLSQTFLTDVFGVQSITYVDTEHSAIPVLDNPLNKAVRQVLSKIQKERSHTMRLSIIRQKDKIETVMRHFLVEDHGIDNSPSYVEFLCHMHKEIRNLLS; translated from the exons ATGAATAATTCTCAATTTGCACAAGAGCGTCCAACACAAAATTATGGCGCTCTTCCAACACCACAACAAAATGGTCAACATAATACATCATCGAACA atgtACCATCTTATAACCAGGCTGAAGGACAGTTGAATGATCAATTTTCACAACTGGGATTTAATAATAGACCTTCAGTACCActagttcaaaataatactttg ccGAGTAGTATTAGCAACTTTTCAAGTGGACCACAAGTAAATACTTCGCAATCATATTCACCTGCCAATTTTAATGTTGAACTGACTGGGCCTCCTAAGCAATTTTCTTCATCAGTACCTTTTGGAGGAAGTTTTAGTCAAAATTCCTCAGATAATTTTCTAGACAAAACTAGTAATACAATACCACAATCTGCTTTTCCTGGAAATAGTGTTGAATCAAATATTCACGATGGAATTATTAATCAAGAATCAAGAGATTTTAATAATGGCACTcctaataatttaagtgaGACAATGTATGGGAAATccaatgaatttaatacaaatacctCAAATTTGGTTTCAAATCAAATTGGTTCTGGATTAACTTCATCTCAACCTATTCAATCAGCCTTTTCTGTTGTTTCACCTCAATCTCGTTCTCAAAAACCGTATTCAAGCAATGTTCAACAACCACAATTGGTTGAAAATGTTCCATCCCAATCGGATTTATCTActcaaaaattagaatatcaGCCATCAAATTATCCACCAACATCTAATTCAATATCTCAATCAGATTTTTCGAGACAACCTAATCATGCTCCACAGCAGCCAGGTTTTCCATctcagaataatttaaaacctcAGCAACCAGGTTTTCCACCTCAACCCAATTCCACACTGCAGCAGCCTGGGTTTCCACCACAATCTAATTCAACATCGCAGCAGCCAGGTTTTCCACCTCAACCCAATTCAACACTGCAGCAATCAGGTTTTCCACCTCAACCTAATTCCACACTGCAGCAGCCTGGTTTTCCACCACAAGCCAATTCAACATTGCAGCAGCCAG GTTTTCCACCACAAGCTAATTCAACAAAAACTCAACAACCTGGTTTCCCGCCACAACCTAATTCAGTTTTGCAGCAGTCAGGTTTCCCACAACAACCTAATTTAACACCACAGCAACCAGGTTTTCCGCCACAACCTAGTTCGATACCACAGCAACCAGGTTTTCCACCTCAACCCAGTTCGACACCACAGCAACCAGGTTTTCCACCTCAACCCAGTTCGACACCACAGCAACCAGGTTTTCCACCTCAACCCAATTCAACACTGCAGCAGCCAGGTTTTCCAACACAAGCCAATTTAACAAAACCGCAGCAGCCAGGATTTCCACCACAGCCTAATTCAACACTACAGCAGCCAGGTTTTCCATCTCAGACTAATTTAAAACCGCAGCAACCAGGTTTTCCGCCACAACCTAGTTTGACACCACAGCAACCAGGTTTTCCACCACAACCCAATTCAATACTGCAGCAGCCAGGTTTTCCACCACAAGCCAATTCTACACTGCAGCAGCCTGGTTTTCCACCACAACCCAATTCAACACTGCAGCAATCAGGTTTTCTACCACAACCTATTTCATCTCAACAGCAACATGGCTTTCCTCCTCAACCAGGAAATTTACCATCTCAACAAATGGGTTTTCCTTCTCAGGCCGGTAATTTACCACCACGACAATCTGGTTACCCACCTCAACAGCCTGGTTTAACGTCTCAACAACCTCAACAACCTGGATATTCTCAGCAACATAACGGTTTCAATCCTCAACAACCTAGTTATCAACCTCAACAATCTGGGTATCCACCTCAACAACCTGGGTATCCACCTCAACAACCTGGGTATCCACCTCAACAAGCAGGTTACTCTACACAACAAGCTGGTTTTAATCAAGGTACACCAGCCTATATGGGTCAGCCAGCTCCAAGTAGGAGATTAGATCCAGATCAGATGCCAAGTCca GTACAAGTTATACAAGATGACCAACAAAGTAAAagtggtttatttttaactaatcaaAGAGGTCTAGTGCCCCCTTTAGTTACTACAGATTTCACTGTTCAAGATTCTGGTAATGCATCACCTAGATTAATAAGATCAACTATGTATTGCGTACCCACTACAACGGACATTATGAAACAG aCTTCTGTACCATTTGGATTAGTCATCAGTCCATtagcaaaaataaaacccGATGAGTATcctttacctattataaatactggTGAATTTGGACCAGTTAGATGTAAAAGGTGTAAAGCTTACATGAGTCCATTTATGCAGTTCATTGATGGTGGAAAACACTTTACTTGTCTTTTATGTAAAGCTACAACAGAAg taccagttgaatattttcaacatttggATCATACTGGTCAGCGGCTTGACCGTTCTGAAAGGCCTGAATTATGTTTTGGTTcatatgaatttattgttcCAAAAGAGTATTGTAGG aAAGAAATTCAACCAAAACCTCCtgcatatatatttgtaatagatgtttcttacaataatattaaatctggACTTGTTCGACTCATATGTGCTTTCATGAAAGAGCTATTAACTCAATTACCAACTGAGTTGGGAagtgaaaaaagtaaaatacgtgttggttttataacttatgatacaactgttcatttttataatatcaag gaAACATTAGCTGTTCCTCAAATGATGATTGTTGGTGATACTTCTGAAGTGTTTATGCCATTGTTAGATGGGTTCTTATGTGATCCAGAAGAATCATCTCAAGTTATCGATGTACTTATGGAACAAATTCCCACTCAGTTTAATGAAACAAGGACTACTGAAACTATTCTTTTACCAGCAATAAAAGCAGGAATGGAAGCATTGAAG AACGCAGATTGTTgtggtaaattatttgtattccaTTCATCCTTGCCTATAGCAGAAGCTCCAGGTAAACTTAAGAATCGGGAAGATCGAAAATTACTTGCCACcgataaagaaaaaactattttga atcCACAAACTAATGTTTATAAAGAATTGGGAGAAGAATGTGTTCAAGTTGGATGTAGTGTTGATTTATTCATCActaataattcttatattgATTTACCTACTATTGgtcaaatttctaaaattagtggtggtgaaattttcaaatacacaTATTTCCAA gctGAAGTTGATGGTCAACGATTTTTATCTGATTTAAAACATGACATTAGCCGACCAACTGTTTTTGATGCTGTAATGCGTGTACGGACATCTACTGGTACTCGTCCTACTGATTTCTATGGGCATTTCTTTATGTCAAACTCTACAGATGTTGAATTAGCTGCTATTGATTGTGATAAA GCTATTGCAATTGAAGTAAAACACGATGATAAGCTTGATGAACAAGATGGAGTATTGGTACAAACAGCTATGTTATACACATCATGTAGTGGGCAAAGGCGTGTACGCATATTAAATCTATCATTACGTTCTAGTGGACAAATGGGTGAATTATATCGTAGCTGTGATTTAGATACAATAATGAATTTCTTCGGAAAACAAG ttatgtataaaatattggaaaGTTCTGGACGACAAGTAAAGGACGCAATTACTAATAAGACTGCTCAAATATTAGCTACTTATAGAAAACATTGTGCATCACCATCTTCAGCCGGTCAACTTATATTACCTGAATGCATGAAACTTATGCCTCTATATGTTAATTGTTTGATCAAATCTGATGCAATGTCCGGtg gtccTGATATGACAGTTGATGATCGTTGGTTTAATATGCATCTTGTTATCACTGCGGATATACCTACAACATTAGGTTATTTCTATCCACGTCTGATTCCTATCCATACACTCGCTGATGAAAAACTATTAGATGATGTTTCAATACCAGATCAATTAAGGTGTTCTATTGAAAAGTTTGCAGAAAATGGAGCTTATATTTTGG aAAATGGagtttatatgtttttgtgGCTTGGTATGGGTCTAAGTCAAACATTTTTGACTGACGTATTTGGTGTTCAGAGCATTACATATGTTGATACTGAACATTCGGCTATTCCTGTGTTGGATAATCCACTCAACAAAGCTGTTCGGCAGGTGTTatctaaaattcaaaaagaacGAAGCCACACTATGAGA cTTTCAATTATACGACAGAAAGATAAAATTGAAACTGTTATGAGACATTTCTTAGTTGAAGATCACGGCATTGACAATAGTCCATCCTATGTAGAATTTTTGTGTCACATGCATAAGGAAATTCGCAATTTGCTCAGTTAG